Proteins found in one Toxotes jaculatrix isolate fToxJac2 chromosome 18, fToxJac2.pri, whole genome shotgun sequence genomic segment:
- the natd1 gene encoding protein NATD1, whose translation MAQAAQANVFDANNSQIQVEHDKKRRQFVIRLNGSHDRAVLLYEYVGKKTVDLQHTEVPDAYRGRGIAKHLAKAAMDFVVEEDLKAHLTCWYIQKYVKENPQPQYFEHIYQ comes from the exons ATGGCACAGGCAGCGCAGGCGAATGTCTTCGACGCAAATAACTCTCAGATTCAGGTGGAGCACGATAAAAAGCGCCGGCAGTTTGTTATAAGACTGAATG GATCACATGATCGTGCTGTTCTTCTGTACGAGTATGTTGGGAAAAAGACAGTGGACTTGCAACACACTGAAGTTCCAGATGCttacagagggagaggaatTGCCAAGCACCTGGCCAAG GCAGCCATGGATTTTGTGGTAGAAGAGGATCTGAAAGCCCACCTGACCTGCTGGTACATTCAGAAATATGTCAAAGAGAATCCTCAGCCTCAGTACTTTGAACATATTTATCAATGA
- the tmem11 gene encoding transmembrane protein 11, mitochondrial — MASLGRRRGVPVSRERGVMAATDCYIVHEIYNGENAQDQFEYELEQALEAQYKYIVIEPTRIGDETARWITVGNCLHKTAVLSGAACLLTPLSLPAEYSRYVALPAGALSVACAALYGISWQFDPCCKYQVEYDSQKLSRLPLHTLTSSTPVVLVRRDDIHRKRLHNTIALAALAYCAKKIYELYAV; from the exons ATGGCGTCGCTGGGAAGGAGGCGCGGTGTCCCAGTAAGCAGGGAGAG GGGAGTGATGGCGGCGACAGACTGCTACATTGTGCACGAGATCTACAATGGGGAGAATGCGCAGGACCAGTTTGAGTATGAGCTGGAGCAGGCACTGGAGGCCCAGTATAAATACATTGTTATTGAGCCCACACGCATCGGAGATGAGACGGCCCGTTGGATTACAGTGGGCAACTGCCTGCACAAGACGGCCGTGTTGTCAGGCGCTGCTTGCCTCTTGACGCCACTTTCACTGCCCGCTGAATACTCGCGCTATGTGGCATTGCCCGCTGGCGCCCTCAGTGTGGCCTGTGCTGCCCTCTACGGGATCTCATGGCAGTTTGACCCTTGCTGCAAGTACCAGGTGGAATATGACAGCCAAAAACTCTCACGGCTGCCCCTGCATACACTCACCTCCTCGACGCCTGTGGTATTGGTACGCAGGGATGACATCCACAGAAAGAGACTCCATAATACGATAGCACTGGCTGCCCTGGCGTATTGCGCCAAGAAGATCTACGAACTCTATGCTGTATGA
- the dhrs7b gene encoding dehydrogenase/reductase SDR family member 7B: MERVMGGGMLPLVLASAGVLLLYRILVRLRSGAALQDAVVVITGASSGLGKECAQVFHAAGARLVLCGRDAGRLQQVVQELTASSAATQWQTYTPSTVVFDLADTDTVDRAAEEILNCYGQVDVLVNNAGISYRGNILDTHLSVQRDVMETNYFGPIALTQALLPSMVRRRSGHIVVISSVQGKIAIPYRSAYAASKHATQAYFDCLRAEIERYGILVTVISPGYIRTNLSLNAVTGDGSKYGVLDKTTAMGRDPRDVAQAVLKAVRHRSKDVVLAGPLPTVAIYLRTLWPALFFKLMSSRARKEQKPKDE; this comes from the exons ATGGAGCGTGTCATGGGAGGAGGAATGCTGCCACTGGTTTTAGCAAGCGCAGGGGTCTTGCTGTTGTACCGGATACTTGTCCGCCTTAGATCAGGAGCTGCTCTGCAGGATGCTGTAGTGGTCATCACAGGGGCCAGCTCTGGACTGGGGAAAG aGTGTGCACAGGTCTTCCACGCTGCAGGTGCACGGCTTGTGCTGTGTGGTCGAGATGCAGGCCGTCTGCAGCAGGTGGTTCAGGAGCTTACAGCAAGTTCAGCAGCCACACAGTGGCAG ACCTACACCCCCAGCACTGTCGTCTTCGACCTGGCTGACACGGACACAGtggacagagctgcagaggagatCCTGAATTGTTATGGACAAGTGGATGTCCTCGTCAATAATGCCGGAATCAGTTACCGTGGCAACATACTGGACACTCATCTTTCAGTTCAGCGGGATGTTATGGAAACAAATTACTTTGGACCGATTGCTCTTACTCAGG CTCTCCTGCCCTCCATGGTTCGCCGGCGTAGCGGCCACATCGTGGTCATTAGCAGTGTCCAGGGCAAGATAGCGATTCCTTACAGATCGGCTT ACGCAGCCTCGAAGCACGCCACCCAGGCCTACTTCGACTGCTTACGGGCAGAGATCGAGCGCTACGGGATTCTAGTGACCGTGATCAGCCCTGGGTACATCCGAACCAACCTGTCTCTCAACGCTGTCACAGGGGACGGCTCTAAGTATGGAG TTTTGGATAAAACCACAGCTATGGGCCGGGATCCCAGGGACGTGGCTCAGGCGGTTCTGAAGGCTGTCCGTCACAGGAGCAAAGATGTTGTTTTAGCGGGACCTCTGCCCACCGTGGCCATCTACCTGCGCACACTGTGGCCCGCGCTCTTCTTCAAACTCATGTCTTCTCGCGCTCGCAAGGAGCAGAAACCGAAAGACGAATGA
- the cramp1 gene encoding protein cramped-like isoform X2, with product MTPGSREGIGVDGRRNPSRKPEGCDEEESGEQASEERSTKGDDGVEILNPSATGLSPGSASVLPASPPNRTGPGSTQQPQTSAEPAPPCHDQHHFLRSSVRPPSKRIRKDSIGSTINGHGAKSKGAENGSSSQGAVGQSGPLAGSTGGVSKASKGQGSAEKEEQAGNQKRARRQWESWSTEDKNSFFEGLYEHGKDFEAIHNNIAMKYKKRGKPANMVKNKEQVRHFYYRTWHKISKHIDFANAYSRVLKKSSQELYSLICYAELRKKVGGLMDDKNVTKLNELIQQGATTVRFKGRNLRIKAPMCRALKKLCDPDGVSDEEDQKPVRLPLKVAVELQPRSNHSWARVQSLAHNPRLRMVVELHRKVSSLIEYLKQKWAYQDQRILKSLMEREALEGSQSSTASPSKSQTDELFLFPAESTNLTTLPGVARVVHSKASCTVHWLESGKNRSNAKELPAAQILGIHTAPPPRTSTKSGRGSAAAAAAAAGSASVTVLGDTRRTEPPNPEPSPESSAKVEEKRPLSVSVPASSQPTVAPREEGTGLGTSEGAKTCSGGEASGGLAVIKSTEKVCSGVESSSEQCKEEQNTSTSSPEANQTPPAKPPMAGSEEGVSQGSAPAAKERTVEQIREEGWSARDAENVTLAELYLMFGKPGKLQLEYEWQPVAAPSNAQENGQTLAQAKLNRTHRVLRCLLRLVATEVNPKPLAPELCSTATSPLKSHQEEQNQALTPPGKGAIAGVRSPSCGRQQASVRGARLHLANAGASGGRNLPRSLLGSTASSDSEGGVFAVPTTLPPNSSRHNRMFSPNKEAELAFRQQLDSISMQSDLFLSRQRKPRNRQLRKPLVVQRTLLPRTTGDTPQHVCSFSILSNSSATGTGSFRPIHTRLAPSPRPLISKVSPSAPSSAAGRQLSSAIDLAAKSAGIIPGSPCREPDSPTVDNSTLLATTPIAGAEPESQLLQQNAPENGLPPPSPGVTSGGDSLLSPPSVASLLDISLPGPPEEALAPGEPQTHISDSIIELAINSAHYGEEAALSPAKLSNSDGSKLLTSSPSVSPSRGWIPSPSHDPQWYPSDSSDSTLGCLLSSMVSPDKGKRTTLTPTGPSSGTALLGPSLLDCNSHDSFQSRGLPDVAEMDSQLACMMSESSVDYIARFNDLAQELAVTEPSIPPP from the exons ATGACACCGGGCTCCAGGGAGGGGATCGGTGTCGATGGGAGGAGGAATCCGTCCAGAAAGCCCGAAGGTTGCGACGAGGAGGAGAGCGGAGAGCAGGCGAGCGAGGAGCGCAGTACAAAGGGAGACGACGGAGTGGAAATTCTTAATCCATCAGCCACGGGTCTCAGCCCCGGTTCAGCCTCGGTCCTCCCCGCCTCTCCGCCGAACCGAACCGGGCCAGGCTCGACCCAGCAGCCCCAGACCTCCGCGGAGCCCGCCCCTCCGTGTCACGACCAGCATCATTTTCTCCGATCAAGCGTTCGACCTCCGAGTAAACGGATCCGGAAGGATTCAATCGGCTCAACCATCAATGGACATGGCGCAAAATCGAAAG GCGCAGAGAATGGCTCTTCCTCCCAGGGGGCAGTGGGACAGTCGGGCCCTTTGGCTGGCTCCACAGGGGGAGTGTCCAAGGCCTCCAAGGGCCAGGGGTCTGCTGAAAAGGAGGAGCAAGCTGGTAACCAGAAAAGGGCCCGTCGACAATGGGAGTCTTGGAgcacagaagacaaaaacagctTCTTTGAGGGGCTCTATGAG CATGGGAAGGATTTTGAGGCTATCCACAACAACATTGCGATGAAGTATAAGAAGAGAGGCAAGCCAGCTAACATGGTGAAGAACAAGGAGCAGGTCCGCCACTTTTACTACCGCACCTGGCACAAGATCTCCAAACACATTGACTTTGCCAACG CATACTCCCGAGTGCTGAAGAAATCCTCTCAAGAACTGTACAGCCTCATCTGTTATGCTGAGCTCCGCAAAAAAGTTGGAGGGT TAATGGATGATAAGAACGTGACAAAGCTGAACGAACTCATCCAGCAAGG GGCCACTACTGTGCGCTTTAAAGGGAGGAACTTACGAATCAAAGCACCCATGTGCCGTGCACTGAAGAAACTTTGTGACCCTGATG GAGTGAGTGATGAGGAGGACCAGAAGCCAGTGCGTCTACCCCTGAAGGTAGCGGTGGAGCTCCAGCCTCGCAGTAACCACTCCTGGGCCCGTGTTCAGAGTCTAGCCCACAACCCTCGCCTCAG GATGGTGGTGGAACTTCACAGGAAAGTTTCCAGCCTCATTGAGTATCTGAAACAGAAGTGGGCGTACCAGGATCAGCGCATT CTTAAGAGTCTCATGGAGAGAGAGGCTCTAGAGGGTAGTCAGTCCAGCACAGCCTCTCCTAGCAAATCCCAAACAGatgagctttttcttttcccgGCTGAGAGCACCAACTTGACCACACTGCCTGGTGTGGCACGTGTGGTTCACTCCAAGGCCTCCTGCACTGTACACTGGCTAGAGAGTGGCAAGAACCGGTCTAACGCTAAGGAATTGCCAGCTGCCCAGATCCTGGGCATCCACACGGCTCCTCCCCCTCGGACTAGTACCAAATCTGGACGGGGAagcgctgcagcagcagcagctgctgctggtagTGCTTCAGTGACTGTACTGGGTGATACTCGTCGAACTGAGCCCCCTAACCCTGAACCTTCACCAGAGAGTTCTGcaaaggtggaggagaagagacctctgtctgtttctgttcctgctTCCTCTCAGCCGACTGTGGCTCCCAGAGAGGAGGGAACTGGGCTGGGAACCTCTGAGGGGGCCAAGACCTGTTCTGGCGGGGAGGCCAGTGGTGGATTAGCGGTGATCAAAAGCACGGAGAAGGTGTGTAGCGGTGTAGAGAGCTCATCGGAGCAGTGCAAAGAGGAGCAGAACACCAGCACCTCTTCCCCAGAAGCCAATCAGACTCCTCCAGCAAAACCTCCGATGGCTGGCTCAGAGGAGGGAGTGTCGCAAGGCTCTGCACCTGCAGCCAAAGAGCGGACCGTTGAGCAGATCAGAGAGGAGGGCTGGAGTGCCCGTGACGCAGAGAACGTCACCTTGGCTGAGCTCTACCTGATGTTTGGGAAGCCTGGCAAACTGCAGCTGGAGTATGAGTGGCAGCCCGTCGCAGCTCCTTCCAACGCTCAAGAAAACGGACAAACCTTGGCACAGGCCAAGCTTAACAGGACGCACCGAGTTTTGCGTTGCCTGCTCAGGCTGGTTGCCACTGAAGTCAACCCTAAGCCTTTG gctccagagctgtGCTCTACAGCCACATCACCACTCAAATCGCACCAGGAGGAGCAAAACCAGGCCCTCACACCTCCAGGAAAGGGGGCCATAGCTGGTGTTCGCAGCCCCAGCTGTGGCCGGCAGCAGGCCTCTGTCCGAGGGGCCAGGCTACACCTGGCAAACGCTGGAGCCTCAG GTGGACGCAACCTTCCCCGCTCTCTGCTCGGGTCGACAGCCAGCAGTGACTCGGAGGGCGGTGTGTTCGCAGTACCCACCACGCTGCCCCCCAACAGCTCACGCCACAACAGAATGTTCTCCCCCAACAAGGAGGCTGAGTTAGCCTTCAGACAGCAGCTAGACTCAATCAGT ATGCAGTCAGATCTTTTCCTCTCTAGACAGAGAAAACCTCGGAACAGGCAACTTCGGAAACCACTTGTAGTTCAG CGAACACTGCTGCCCCGAACTACAGGAGACACTCCTCAGCATGTCTGCTCCTTCTCCATCCTTTCCAACTCCTCTGCCACAG GAACCGGATCCTTCCGGCCAATCCATACTCGCTTGGCTCCTTCCCCCCGCCCCCTCATTTCTAAAGTTTCCCCTTCAGcacccagctctgcagcaggCAGGCAGCTCTCCA GTGCCATTGACCTGGCAGCCAAGTCTGCGGGCATCATCCCTGGCAGTCCCTGTCGGGAGCCGGATTCTCCCACTGTTGACAACAGCACTCTGCTCGCCACCACACCTATTGCTGGTGCTGAACCAGAGTCTCAACTCCTCCAGCAAAATGCCCCAGAG AATGGTTTACCTCCACCGTCTCCTGGAGTGACCAGTGGTGGAGATTCACTCCTCTCCCCACCCAGCGTAGCCTCACTCCTGGACATCTCTCTGCCTGGCCCCCCTGAAGAGGCTCTAGCCCCCGGAGaacctcaaacacacatcagtgacTCCATCATCGAGCTCGCCATCAACTCTGCCCActatg GTGAGGAGGCAGCTCTCTCTCCAGCCAAGCTGAGCAACAGTGATGGCTCCAAACTGTTGACCTCGTCTCCCTCAGTCAGCCCGTCCCGAGGCTGGATCCCATCACCCAGCCATGACCCCCAGTGGTACCCCAGCGACTCATCTGACTCCACATTGGGATGCCTTCTCT CCAGCATGGTTTCTCCTGATAAGGGCAAACGGACCACCCTAACCCCCACTGGCCCCTCCAGTGGCACAGCTTTGCTTGGTCCTAGCCTCCTGGACTGCAACTCCCATGATTCCTTTCAGTCCCGTGGCCTTCCTGATGTGGCAGAG atggACTCTCAGCTTGCTTGCATGATGAGTGAAAGCAGCGTGGACTACATCGCCCGCTTCAATGACCTGGCTCAGGAGCTGGCTGTGACCGAGCCTTCCATCCCGCCGCCCTGA
- the cramp1 gene encoding protein cramped-like isoform X1: MVKRKKTSPTTEEYENGMTPGSREGIGVDGRRNPSRKPEGCDEEESGEQASEERSTKGDDGVEILNPSATGLSPGSASVLPASPPNRTGPGSTQQPQTSAEPAPPCHDQHHFLRSSVRPPSKRIRKDSIGSTINGHGAKSKGAENGSSSQGAVGQSGPLAGSTGGVSKASKGQGSAEKEEQAGNQKRARRQWESWSTEDKNSFFEGLYEHGKDFEAIHNNIAMKYKKRGKPANMVKNKEQVRHFYYRTWHKISKHIDFANAYSRVLKKSSQELYSLICYAELRKKVGGLMDDKNVTKLNELIQQGATTVRFKGRNLRIKAPMCRALKKLCDPDGVSDEEDQKPVRLPLKVAVELQPRSNHSWARVQSLAHNPRLRMVVELHRKVSSLIEYLKQKWAYQDQRILKSLMEREALEGSQSSTASPSKSQTDELFLFPAESTNLTTLPGVARVVHSKASCTVHWLESGKNRSNAKELPAAQILGIHTAPPPRTSTKSGRGSAAAAAAAAGSASVTVLGDTRRTEPPNPEPSPESSAKVEEKRPLSVSVPASSQPTVAPREEGTGLGTSEGAKTCSGGEASGGLAVIKSTEKVCSGVESSSEQCKEEQNTSTSSPEANQTPPAKPPMAGSEEGVSQGSAPAAKERTVEQIREEGWSARDAENVTLAELYLMFGKPGKLQLEYEWQPVAAPSNAQENGQTLAQAKLNRTHRVLRCLLRLVATEVNPKPLAPELCSTATSPLKSHQEEQNQALTPPGKGAIAGVRSPSCGRQQASVRGARLHLANAGASGGRNLPRSLLGSTASSDSEGGVFAVPTTLPPNSSRHNRMFSPNKEAELAFRQQLDSISMQSDLFLSRQRKPRNRQLRKPLVVQRTLLPRTTGDTPQHVCSFSILSNSSATGTGSFRPIHTRLAPSPRPLISKVSPSAPSSAAGRQLSSAIDLAAKSAGIIPGSPCREPDSPTVDNSTLLATTPIAGAEPESQLLQQNAPENGLPPPSPGVTSGGDSLLSPPSVASLLDISLPGPPEEALAPGEPQTHISDSIIELAINSAHYGEEAALSPAKLSNSDGSKLLTSSPSVSPSRGWIPSPSHDPQWYPSDSSDSTLGCLLSSMVSPDKGKRTTLTPTGPSSGTALLGPSLLDCNSHDSFQSRGLPDVAEMDSQLACMMSESSVDYIARFNDLAQELAVTEPSIPPP, translated from the exons atggtgaagagaaagaagacGTCGCCTACTACCGAAGAGTACGAAAATGG CATGACACCGGGCTCCAGGGAGGGGATCGGTGTCGATGGGAGGAGGAATCCGTCCAGAAAGCCCGAAGGTTGCGACGAGGAGGAGAGCGGAGAGCAGGCGAGCGAGGAGCGCAGTACAAAGGGAGACGACGGAGTGGAAATTCTTAATCCATCAGCCACGGGTCTCAGCCCCGGTTCAGCCTCGGTCCTCCCCGCCTCTCCGCCGAACCGAACCGGGCCAGGCTCGACCCAGCAGCCCCAGACCTCCGCGGAGCCCGCCCCTCCGTGTCACGACCAGCATCATTTTCTCCGATCAAGCGTTCGACCTCCGAGTAAACGGATCCGGAAGGATTCAATCGGCTCAACCATCAATGGACATGGCGCAAAATCGAAAG GCGCAGAGAATGGCTCTTCCTCCCAGGGGGCAGTGGGACAGTCGGGCCCTTTGGCTGGCTCCACAGGGGGAGTGTCCAAGGCCTCCAAGGGCCAGGGGTCTGCTGAAAAGGAGGAGCAAGCTGGTAACCAGAAAAGGGCCCGTCGACAATGGGAGTCTTGGAgcacagaagacaaaaacagctTCTTTGAGGGGCTCTATGAG CATGGGAAGGATTTTGAGGCTATCCACAACAACATTGCGATGAAGTATAAGAAGAGAGGCAAGCCAGCTAACATGGTGAAGAACAAGGAGCAGGTCCGCCACTTTTACTACCGCACCTGGCACAAGATCTCCAAACACATTGACTTTGCCAACG CATACTCCCGAGTGCTGAAGAAATCCTCTCAAGAACTGTACAGCCTCATCTGTTATGCTGAGCTCCGCAAAAAAGTTGGAGGGT TAATGGATGATAAGAACGTGACAAAGCTGAACGAACTCATCCAGCAAGG GGCCACTACTGTGCGCTTTAAAGGGAGGAACTTACGAATCAAAGCACCCATGTGCCGTGCACTGAAGAAACTTTGTGACCCTGATG GAGTGAGTGATGAGGAGGACCAGAAGCCAGTGCGTCTACCCCTGAAGGTAGCGGTGGAGCTCCAGCCTCGCAGTAACCACTCCTGGGCCCGTGTTCAGAGTCTAGCCCACAACCCTCGCCTCAG GATGGTGGTGGAACTTCACAGGAAAGTTTCCAGCCTCATTGAGTATCTGAAACAGAAGTGGGCGTACCAGGATCAGCGCATT CTTAAGAGTCTCATGGAGAGAGAGGCTCTAGAGGGTAGTCAGTCCAGCACAGCCTCTCCTAGCAAATCCCAAACAGatgagctttttcttttcccgGCTGAGAGCACCAACTTGACCACACTGCCTGGTGTGGCACGTGTGGTTCACTCCAAGGCCTCCTGCACTGTACACTGGCTAGAGAGTGGCAAGAACCGGTCTAACGCTAAGGAATTGCCAGCTGCCCAGATCCTGGGCATCCACACGGCTCCTCCCCCTCGGACTAGTACCAAATCTGGACGGGGAagcgctgcagcagcagcagctgctgctggtagTGCTTCAGTGACTGTACTGGGTGATACTCGTCGAACTGAGCCCCCTAACCCTGAACCTTCACCAGAGAGTTCTGcaaaggtggaggagaagagacctctgtctgtttctgttcctgctTCCTCTCAGCCGACTGTGGCTCCCAGAGAGGAGGGAACTGGGCTGGGAACCTCTGAGGGGGCCAAGACCTGTTCTGGCGGGGAGGCCAGTGGTGGATTAGCGGTGATCAAAAGCACGGAGAAGGTGTGTAGCGGTGTAGAGAGCTCATCGGAGCAGTGCAAAGAGGAGCAGAACACCAGCACCTCTTCCCCAGAAGCCAATCAGACTCCTCCAGCAAAACCTCCGATGGCTGGCTCAGAGGAGGGAGTGTCGCAAGGCTCTGCACCTGCAGCCAAAGAGCGGACCGTTGAGCAGATCAGAGAGGAGGGCTGGAGTGCCCGTGACGCAGAGAACGTCACCTTGGCTGAGCTCTACCTGATGTTTGGGAAGCCTGGCAAACTGCAGCTGGAGTATGAGTGGCAGCCCGTCGCAGCTCCTTCCAACGCTCAAGAAAACGGACAAACCTTGGCACAGGCCAAGCTTAACAGGACGCACCGAGTTTTGCGTTGCCTGCTCAGGCTGGTTGCCACTGAAGTCAACCCTAAGCCTTTG gctccagagctgtGCTCTACAGCCACATCACCACTCAAATCGCACCAGGAGGAGCAAAACCAGGCCCTCACACCTCCAGGAAAGGGGGCCATAGCTGGTGTTCGCAGCCCCAGCTGTGGCCGGCAGCAGGCCTCTGTCCGAGGGGCCAGGCTACACCTGGCAAACGCTGGAGCCTCAG GTGGACGCAACCTTCCCCGCTCTCTGCTCGGGTCGACAGCCAGCAGTGACTCGGAGGGCGGTGTGTTCGCAGTACCCACCACGCTGCCCCCCAACAGCTCACGCCACAACAGAATGTTCTCCCCCAACAAGGAGGCTGAGTTAGCCTTCAGACAGCAGCTAGACTCAATCAGT ATGCAGTCAGATCTTTTCCTCTCTAGACAGAGAAAACCTCGGAACAGGCAACTTCGGAAACCACTTGTAGTTCAG CGAACACTGCTGCCCCGAACTACAGGAGACACTCCTCAGCATGTCTGCTCCTTCTCCATCCTTTCCAACTCCTCTGCCACAG GAACCGGATCCTTCCGGCCAATCCATACTCGCTTGGCTCCTTCCCCCCGCCCCCTCATTTCTAAAGTTTCCCCTTCAGcacccagctctgcagcaggCAGGCAGCTCTCCA GTGCCATTGACCTGGCAGCCAAGTCTGCGGGCATCATCCCTGGCAGTCCCTGTCGGGAGCCGGATTCTCCCACTGTTGACAACAGCACTCTGCTCGCCACCACACCTATTGCTGGTGCTGAACCAGAGTCTCAACTCCTCCAGCAAAATGCCCCAGAG AATGGTTTACCTCCACCGTCTCCTGGAGTGACCAGTGGTGGAGATTCACTCCTCTCCCCACCCAGCGTAGCCTCACTCCTGGACATCTCTCTGCCTGGCCCCCCTGAAGAGGCTCTAGCCCCCGGAGaacctcaaacacacatcagtgacTCCATCATCGAGCTCGCCATCAACTCTGCCCActatg GTGAGGAGGCAGCTCTCTCTCCAGCCAAGCTGAGCAACAGTGATGGCTCCAAACTGTTGACCTCGTCTCCCTCAGTCAGCCCGTCCCGAGGCTGGATCCCATCACCCAGCCATGACCCCCAGTGGTACCCCAGCGACTCATCTGACTCCACATTGGGATGCCTTCTCT CCAGCATGGTTTCTCCTGATAAGGGCAAACGGACCACCCTAACCCCCACTGGCCCCTCCAGTGGCACAGCTTTGCTTGGTCCTAGCCTCCTGGACTGCAACTCCCATGATTCCTTTCAGTCCCGTGGCCTTCCTGATGTGGCAGAG atggACTCTCAGCTTGCTTGCATGATGAGTGAAAGCAGCGTGGACTACATCGCCCGCTTCAATGACCTGGCTCAGGAGCTGGCTGTGACCGAGCCTTCCATCCCGCCGCCCTGA
- the jpt2 gene encoding jupiter microtubule associated homolog 2 isoform X2, with protein sequence MTSTNMFQGLDSNSKPSSRVLQPPGGGSSNLFGGYEDDSAASRRPNKMASKVFAPPEEPQNVPKRSNPPGGSTSNIFGTAESAPVPSPSRSHPNKPKDNLSVGPESESPAPEAKVSQPEVKEETAPPAPMPAKEEPAAAPAPPEPEPTSSSLPDETSLKNHEPHLGPKPRSHNRVLNPPGGKSSVVFY encoded by the exons ATGACTTCGACGAACATGTTTCAAGGCCTGGATAGTAACTCAAAACCAAGTTCAAG ggTGTTGCAGCCTCCTGGAGGTGGCTCCAGTAACCTGTTTGGTGGCTATGAAGATGATTCTGCAGCATCAAGAAGACCTAATAAGATGGCCTCTAAAGTTTTTGCTCCACCAGAGGAGCCCCAGAATGTCCCCAAACGCTCCAATCCTCCAG GTGGATCAACCAGCAACATATTTGGGACCGCAGAAAGTGCACCCGTGCCAAGCCCAAGCAGAAGCCACCCAAATAAGCCAAAG GACAATCTAAGTGTGGGACCTGAATCTGAATCACCAG CACCCGAAGCAAAGGTCAGCCAACCTGAGGTGAAGGAAGAAACTGCCCCACCAGCTCCCATGCCAGCCAAGGAGGAGCCTGCTGCTGCCCCAGCCCCCCCAGAGCCTGAACCCACCTCTTCCTCACTTCCTGATGAGACTTCACTGAAGAACCACGAGCCTCACCTGGGACCCAAGCCTCGCTCTCACAACAGGGTCCTCAACCCACCTGGAGGAAAATCTAGTGTGGTATTCTACTGA
- the jpt2 gene encoding jupiter microtubule associated homolog 2 isoform X1, which translates to MTSTNMFQGLDSNSKPSSRVLQPPGGGSSNLFGGYEDDSAASRRPNKMASKVFAPPEEPQNVPKRSNPPGGKSSGIFGEPEPPAQPQRSMPPGGSTSNIFGTAESAPVPSPSRSHPNKPKDNLSVGPESESPAPEAKVSQPEVKEETAPPAPMPAKEEPAAAPAPPEPEPTSSSLPDETSLKNHEPHLGPKPRSHNRVLNPPGGKSSVVFY; encoded by the exons ATGACTTCGACGAACATGTTTCAAGGCCTGGATAGTAACTCAAAACCAAGTTCAAG ggTGTTGCAGCCTCCTGGAGGTGGCTCCAGTAACCTGTTTGGTGGCTATGAAGATGATTCTGCAGCATCAAGAAGACCTAATAAGATGGCCTCTAAAGTTTTTGCTCCACCAGAGGAGCCCCAGAATGTCCCCAAACGCTCCAATCCTCCAG GTGGGAAGAGTAGTGGAATATTTGGGGAACCTGAACCTCCTGCTCAACCACAGAGATCTATGCCACCAGGTGGATCAACCAGCAACATATTTGGGACCGCAGAAAGTGCACCCGTGCCAAGCCCAAGCAGAAGCCACCCAAATAAGCCAAAG GACAATCTAAGTGTGGGACCTGAATCTGAATCACCAG CACCCGAAGCAAAGGTCAGCCAACCTGAGGTGAAGGAAGAAACTGCCCCACCAGCTCCCATGCCAGCCAAGGAGGAGCCTGCTGCTGCCCCAGCCCCCCCAGAGCCTGAACCCACCTCTTCCTCACTTCCTGATGAGACTTCACTGAAGAACCACGAGCCTCACCTGGGACCCAAGCCTCGCTCTCACAACAGGGTCCTCAACCCACCTGGAGGAAAATCTAGTGTGGTATTCTACTGA